The Fimbriimonas ginsengisoli Gsoil 348 genome window below encodes:
- a CDS encoding ATP-binding protein → MSDENELNSLREQLDAALKRNAELEQKLQQQETAAAQSASVRGSAESVDVAPINEADVTLRRLVQRIAMILQAEKIVIMFHDRESGELMGIPPSYGVEEEKLKLFRIRASHGISGHVFREATPLIFHDIMNDPRAQEDPFALLHVSNGLTVPLVIEKRDEENRVIERTTIGVLHAFNKRHGEDFNDEDVRLLERMARNVGSIIANLQLYQEAIQKRQELVQTFEALTAGLMLVSSEGRISQINSSARAIFDLGPETVGKDLQATIPVPELFNIVQNARENTEGGKGEIQVHVAGSERIYEAQAASVHGEDGKDLGVVVILNDVTDMRNIDKMKSSFVAMASHELRTPLTAIKGFSSTLLEGLDADLYTKEDQREFLGIVVSECDRLRRLIDDLLNTSRIESGESLQPNYSRFPLLPLLEKSVAVQQQASSKHRVLLQVHNALPETIVGDEDKLDQILTNLLNNAIKYSPNGGDVTVHAKNEGESTLIGVEDQGMGIPKEHLQRVFEKFHRVNNDDNRKIYGTGLGLFLVHHLVTQVHMGEIWAESEVGKGSTFWVRIPNELDIEKAKQANE, encoded by the coding sequence ATGAGCGACGAGAACGAACTGAACTCGCTCAGAGAGCAACTAGACGCCGCCTTAAAGCGGAACGCCGAGTTGGAGCAAAAACTCCAACAACAAGAAACGGCGGCCGCTCAGTCGGCGTCTGTTCGTGGCTCCGCCGAGTCCGTGGACGTCGCCCCGATTAACGAGGCCGACGTCACCCTTCGACGCCTGGTACAGCGCATTGCGATGATTCTCCAAGCGGAGAAGATCGTAATCATGTTCCACGACCGCGAAAGCGGGGAGTTGATGGGGATTCCGCCTAGTTATGGTGTGGAAGAAGAAAAGCTCAAGCTGTTCCGCATCCGGGCGAGCCATGGCATTTCCGGCCATGTCTTCCGCGAAGCGACGCCGCTGATCTTCCACGACATCATGAACGACCCTCGCGCTCAAGAGGACCCGTTCGCGCTACTGCATGTCTCCAACGGTCTCACCGTTCCCCTCGTTATCGAGAAGCGGGATGAAGAGAACCGGGTAATCGAGCGCACGACCATCGGCGTGCTGCACGCGTTCAATAAGCGGCACGGAGAAGATTTCAACGACGAGGACGTCCGGCTGCTCGAGCGGATGGCTCGAAACGTCGGATCGATCATCGCGAACCTGCAACTCTACCAAGAGGCGATTCAGAAGCGCCAAGAGCTGGTCCAAACGTTCGAGGCACTTACTGCCGGCCTCATGCTCGTTTCGAGTGAAGGACGCATCAGCCAGATCAACTCGTCCGCTCGGGCGATCTTCGATCTCGGACCCGAGACCGTCGGCAAGGACCTGCAAGCGACGATCCCCGTTCCGGAGCTGTTTAACATCGTCCAGAACGCCCGAGAGAACACCGAAGGCGGCAAGGGCGAGATCCAAGTCCATGTCGCCGGCAGCGAGCGGATTTACGAAGCGCAGGCCGCTTCGGTGCACGGCGAGGACGGTAAGGACCTCGGCGTCGTGGTCATCCTCAACGATGTCACCGACATGCGGAACATCGACAAGATGAAGTCCAGCTTTGTCGCGATGGCTTCGCACGAGCTCCGAACGCCGCTTACCGCGATCAAGGGTTTCAGCTCAACGCTTCTCGAGGGTCTCGATGCCGACCTTTACACGAAGGAAGACCAGCGCGAATTCCTCGGAATCGTGGTCTCCGAGTGCGACCGGCTTCGGCGCCTCATCGACGACCTCCTCAACACCTCTCGGATTGAATCGGGCGAGTCGCTCCAGCCTAACTACTCGCGCTTCCCGCTTCTCCCGCTTCTCGAGAAATCGGTCGCGGTTCAGCAGCAGGCAAGCAGCAAGCACCGCGTTCTGCTTCAGGTCCACAACGCCCTGCCTGAAACGATCGTCGGGGACGAGGACAAGCTCGATCAGATTCTGACGAACCTGCTCAACAACGCCATCAAGTACAGCCCGAACGGCGGCGACGTCACCGTTCACGCGAAGAACGAAGGCGAGTCGACGCTGATCGGCGTGGAAGACCAGGGAATGGGAATTCCGAAGGAGCACCTCCAGAGGGTCTTCGAGAAGTTTCACCGGGTCAACAACGACGACAACCGGAAGATCTACGGCACTGGACTCGGCCTCTTCCTAGTCCACCACTTGGTCACTCAAGTTCACATGGGTGAGATCTGGGCGGAGTCGGAAGTCGGCAAGGGCTCAACCTTCTGGGTTCGCATCCCGAACGAGTTGGACATCGAGAAGGCCAAGCAAGCGAACGAGTAG
- a CDS encoding HD-GYP domain-containing protein: MGATARLNRESAYGIAETSRSEAPASEVRSGLPTVPGTDAPKLSENILAFRILGLYLAIGLVYLLIASRGAPLLRNPDGHWRELMLENAIFLVVTSFVVFFLSRRGFHELLLARQDAARSKVELVHRLAVVAEWKDDTIGGHNYRIARSAQIIAIRMGVPEQRARLIFHGAVLHDIGKVGMPDYLLRKDGIFTPEERRLMERHVLLGAALLEGSDDDLLSVARTIALTHHENWDGSGYPHGLARTEIPVEGRIVAVCDVLDALLSERSYKDAWNASAAVQFIIEQSGRKFDPAVVDTMLHTLPDIVAIREEVPNDPWIAWQHQKNRLMRDEATRVRL; this comes from the coding sequence GTGGGGGCGACAGCCAGGCTCAATCGGGAATCTGCTTACGGAATCGCAGAAACAAGCCGCTCCGAAGCGCCTGCCTCGGAGGTTCGATCCGGGCTGCCCACGGTCCCGGGCACGGATGCTCCAAAGCTCAGTGAGAACATCCTTGCCTTCCGGATTCTCGGTTTGTACCTCGCGATTGGGTTGGTCTATCTTTTGATCGCATCGAGAGGAGCCCCGCTCCTCCGCAACCCCGACGGCCATTGGCGAGAGCTGATGCTGGAAAACGCCATCTTTCTGGTGGTCACTTCGTTCGTTGTCTTCTTTCTATCTCGTCGCGGCTTTCACGAGCTCTTATTGGCAAGGCAAGACGCGGCAAGGTCCAAGGTCGAACTTGTGCACCGCTTGGCCGTGGTGGCGGAGTGGAAGGACGACACGATCGGTGGGCATAACTACCGGATCGCGCGAAGCGCGCAAATTATCGCCATTCGCATGGGTGTCCCGGAGCAGCGCGCCCGGCTGATCTTCCATGGGGCGGTGCTGCACGACATAGGGAAAGTGGGCATGCCGGACTACCTCCTCCGCAAAGACGGCATTTTCACGCCCGAAGAGCGGCGTCTCATGGAACGCCACGTTCTATTGGGAGCCGCCCTCTTGGAAGGGAGCGACGACGACCTGCTCAGCGTCGCCCGGACGATCGCCCTGACCCACCACGAGAACTGGGACGGGTCCGGCTATCCGCACGGCTTGGCCCGTACAGAGATCCCGGTGGAGGGCCGGATCGTGGCGGTCTGCGACGTTCTTGACGCGTTGCTCAGCGAACGGTCATACAAGGACGCCTGGAACGCTTCCGCGGCGGTGCAGTTCATCATCGAGCAAAGCGGCCGTAAATTCGACCCCGCCGTGGTCGATACGATGCTCCACACCCTGCCGGACATCGTCGCAATTCGAGAGGAAGTCCCCAACGACCCTTGGATCGCCTGGCAGCATCAGAAGAACCGCCTAATGCGCGATGAAGCCACCCGGGTTCGGCTCTAA
- a CDS encoding acyl-CoA thioesterase, whose amino-acid sequence MFEPAFTLTLIASPEDIDELGHVNNVVYLRWVEAVARAHSEQLGFGIDRYKAFAAVPVVRRHTLVYHVPAMSGDEIQVHTRIASLHGVRATRETRIERADTVLAEAETEWVWIDPVRNRPVRIPDDVAVAFTSG is encoded by the coding sequence ATGTTTGAACCGGCCTTTACGCTGACCCTCATCGCCTCACCCGAAGATATCGACGAACTTGGACACGTCAATAATGTGGTCTACCTGCGCTGGGTCGAGGCGGTCGCGCGGGCCCACAGCGAGCAGCTCGGATTCGGAATCGACCGATATAAGGCGTTCGCGGCGGTGCCGGTCGTGCGACGGCATACCCTGGTCTACCACGTGCCGGCGATGAGCGGGGACGAGATCCAGGTTCACACCCGAATCGCCTCGCTACACGGGGTGCGCGCGACCCGAGAGACGAGGATCGAACGCGCCGACACGGTTTTGGCCGAGGCGGAGACGGAGTGGGTTTGGATCGACCCGGTCCGAAATCGTCCAGTACGCATTCCGGACGACGTCGCGGTTGCCTTTACGAGCGGTTAG
- a CDS encoding sensor histidine kinase: MKWSLDREAELQRRIEQLEERATNAERDLEQFLYAISHDLRGPLRAIMSSSMILIEDYNDRLDAEGKSELQRQSRNAKRLSDIIEQILKVSRLGRQTMTPAELDLSAAASEAASSAGVDAIVQPGMSAVADADLAKKLFGALIDNSVKFARKDSPVHIEIGQKDGAYFVRDDGIGFPPEKAEEIFKPFDRLHPETEYPGWGMGLTMVRLIAQRHGGRAWAEGRPGEGATIWFTLPANGAHV; encoded by the coding sequence ATGAAGTGGAGCTTGGATCGGGAAGCAGAGCTACAGCGTCGAATTGAACAGTTAGAAGAGCGGGCGACTAACGCGGAGCGGGACCTCGAGCAGTTCCTGTATGCCATTTCGCATGACCTTCGAGGTCCGCTTCGTGCGATCATGTCGAGCTCGATGATCCTCATCGAGGACTATAACGATCGTCTCGATGCCGAGGGCAAGAGCGAGTTGCAGCGTCAATCGCGCAACGCAAAGCGGCTATCCGACATCATCGAACAGATTTTAAAGGTTTCAAGGCTCGGGCGTCAGACGATGACGCCGGCCGAACTCGATCTCAGCGCCGCCGCCTCGGAGGCAGCTAGCTCGGCGGGGGTGGACGCCATCGTTCAGCCGGGAATGTCCGCTGTGGCGGACGCCGATCTCGCGAAGAAGCTGTTTGGCGCGCTGATCGATAACTCCGTGAAGTTTGCTAGGAAAGATTCCCCCGTCCACATCGAGATTGGACAGAAGGACGGCGCTTATTTCGTTCGGGACGATGGAATCGGCTTCCCGCCAGAAAAGGCGGAGGAAATTTTTAAGCCGTTCGACCGCCTTCATCCCGAAACTGAATATCCGGGATGGGGAATGGGACTCACAATGGTCCGCCTCATCGCTCAGCGGCACGGCGGCCGAGCGTGGGCCGAAGGACGGCCAGGCGAGGGGGCCACGATCTGGTTTACCCTCCCGGCAAATGGGGCCCATGTTTGA
- a CDS encoding type II secretion system protein: MKIYSRGFTLIELLVVIAIIAILAAILFPVFAQAKEAAKKTAGLSNLKQVGTAMTIYTNDNDDRLPFALIRNSAGNWSPGLLAEVPNDWRLTTPATLERHSVYWANSIAPYTKSIELVKIGDGVNAAQASSPQPGKLPQNVGMSFNGLLHTYSLGSVSQPGTVPLLWYATGRVNWTGQMISTPSLRCAGAGECIFNPTGYPDDTNGGGSPFGSVWYAPPAETRSHRAYANGTIFVRTDTSAKFKRIGVDGGGTVADFLTDPFSVYDANVKGTQYTGCRPTGSTAPYYWCFFRPDLEL; the protein is encoded by the coding sequence ATGAAAATTTATTCCCGTGGATTCACCCTAATCGAGCTCCTGGTGGTTATTGCGATCATCGCTATCCTGGCGGCCATCCTCTTTCCAGTCTTCGCTCAGGCGAAGGAAGCGGCAAAGAAAACGGCAGGGCTCTCCAACCTCAAGCAGGTGGGGACCGCCATGACGATCTACACCAACGACAACGACGACCGCCTGCCGTTCGCCCTTATCCGCAACTCGGCCGGCAATTGGTCCCCAGGGCTTCTCGCCGAGGTCCCGAACGATTGGCGTCTGACCACCCCCGCGACCCTCGAGCGCCACTCCGTGTATTGGGCGAACAGTATTGCGCCGTACACTAAATCAATAGAACTGGTCAAGATTGGCGACGGGGTCAATGCCGCCCAGGCCTCGTCGCCTCAACCCGGCAAACTCCCTCAAAACGTAGGGATGAGCTTTAACGGGCTCCTGCACACCTATTCTTTAGGTTCGGTTTCCCAGCCGGGAACGGTTCCCCTGCTGTGGTACGCCACCGGACGAGTCAACTGGACCGGCCAAATGATCTCCACCCCCTCCCTGCGCTGCGCCGGGGCTGGGGAATGTATTTTTAACCCGACCGGCTACCCCGACGATACAAACGGGGGCGGGAGCCCATTTGGTTCGGTTTGGTATGCCCCTCCCGCGGAAACAAGGAGTCACCGGGCGTACGCCAACGGAACGATCTTCGTGCGTACCGACACCTCGGCCAAGTTTAAGCGAATCGGCGTCGATGGCGGAGGGACCGTCGCGGACTTCCTAACCGATCCATTCTCCGTTTACGATGCGAACGTTAAAGGAACTCAGTACACGGGATGCCGGCCGACGGGATCGACCGCTCCGTACTACTGGTGCTTCTTCCGACCGGACTTGGAATTGTAA
- a CDS encoding DUF1684 domain-containing protein, translating into MILAIMPCLLALNAQVQTMDLAKWRAAYESELKGERGWLSVAGLFWLEEGETTVGSAPSNGVRLPPSAPRALGTFIRRGKKVSFRAASSTDVIIGGKQVAEADVKSDAEGGPDAIQVGDLVLTVIVRGKRVGIRMYDPHSKAHKEFRGLHWYPANPAYTIKAKFIAYDPPKTISITNVLGDTTPVPCPGYVTFTMDGKVCRLDAQDSGSGLFLNFQDATTGKETYGAGRFLDTEKPANGEVTIDFNRATNPPCAYTDFATCPLPPKGNRLPVPIRAGEKKFHK; encoded by the coding sequence ATGATTCTGGCGATCATGCCCTGTCTTCTCGCGCTGAACGCACAGGTCCAGACGATGGATTTAGCCAAGTGGCGCGCCGCCTACGAGAGTGAACTAAAGGGCGAGCGCGGGTGGCTCAGCGTCGCCGGGCTGTTCTGGCTCGAGGAGGGTGAGACGACGGTCGGCTCCGCGCCCTCCAACGGGGTTCGGCTGCCCCCTAGCGCCCCACGCGCGTTGGGGACGTTTATTCGACGCGGCAAAAAGGTCTCCTTTCGAGCCGCATCGTCAACCGACGTGATCATCGGTGGAAAGCAAGTCGCCGAGGCGGACGTGAAGTCAGATGCGGAAGGTGGCCCGGACGCGATTCAGGTGGGAGACCTGGTGCTGACGGTGATCGTCCGCGGGAAGAGAGTGGGGATCCGCATGTACGACCCGCACTCGAAAGCTCACAAAGAATTCCGGGGACTCCACTGGTACCCTGCCAATCCCGCCTATACGATCAAGGCCAAGTTCATCGCGTACGACCCTCCGAAGACGATCTCGATCACGAACGTTCTCGGTGACACCACGCCCGTTCCCTGCCCCGGCTACGTAACCTTCACCATGGACGGAAAGGTTTGCCGGCTCGACGCTCAAGACTCCGGAAGCGGGCTTTTTCTGAACTTTCAGGACGCCACCACCGGCAAGGAGACTTACGGCGCCGGGCGCTTCCTCGATACCGAGAAGCCGGCGAACGGAGAGGTTACGATCGACTTCAACCGGGCGACCAACCCGCCGTGCGCCTACACCGACTTCGCCACTTGCCCGCTCCCGCCGAAGGGGAACCGCTTACCGGTACCCATCCGAGCGGGAGAAAAGAAGTTTCACAAATAG
- a CDS encoding DUF1501 domain-containing protein, with amino-acid sequence MHSLDPENPLRELLGLTRREFFGRTAQGFGAIALASLLPNLALGQQSAAPLGKFHHAPKAKRIIYLFQAGGPAQQDLFDYKPLLNQMHGQPLPPGIRRGQRLTAMSSNQSVIPLAGSPFKFAQHGESGAWFSEILPHLSGVADDLCFVKSMFTEAINHDPAITFFQTGSEQAGRPSFGSWLSYGLGSMNEDLPTFVVLASANQGDQPLYARLWGSGFLDSRYQGVRFRSGGDPVLYLSNPDGICGSGRRAMLDRLGELNRHEFERELDPEIESRIAQYEMAYRMQTSVPDVTDLSKETNETFELYGPESRKPGTFAANCLLARRLAQKGVRFIQLYHQGWDHHGGLKGEITSQCHKTDQPAAALIKDLKRLGMLDDTLVVWGGEFGRTSYSQGPLDINSFGRDHHPRCFTVFMAGGGVNAGTTYGRTDDYGYNIADADGKILDPNKQDFTDGAVHVHDLQATLLWLLGVDHAKLTFPYQGRDFRLTDVHGHVVKALMK; translated from the coding sequence ATGCACTCCCTCGACCCCGAAAATCCCCTTCGCGAACTCCTCGGCTTGACCCGCCGCGAGTTCTTCGGGCGCACCGCGCAGGGGTTTGGGGCGATCGCCCTTGCGTCACTGCTACCAAACCTCGCCCTCGGCCAGCAGTCCGCCGCCCCCCTCGGCAAATTCCACCACGCGCCGAAGGCGAAGCGGATCATCTACCTCTTCCAAGCCGGCGGACCGGCGCAGCAGGACCTGTTCGACTACAAGCCGCTCCTGAACCAGATGCACGGCCAACCCCTGCCGCCGGGCATCAGGCGCGGTCAGCGGCTGACCGCCATGAGCAGCAACCAGAGCGTGATCCCGCTCGCCGGTTCGCCGTTCAAGTTCGCCCAGCACGGCGAGAGCGGCGCCTGGTTCAGCGAGATCCTGCCTCACCTCTCGGGCGTTGCCGACGACCTCTGCTTCGTCAAGTCGATGTTCACCGAGGCGATCAACCACGACCCGGCGATCACTTTCTTCCAAACCGGCAGCGAGCAGGCCGGACGTCCCTCCTTCGGCTCCTGGCTCTCCTACGGCCTCGGCTCGATGAACGAAGATTTGCCGACCTTCGTCGTCCTCGCCAGCGCCAACCAGGGTGACCAGCCGCTCTACGCGCGGCTGTGGGGAAGCGGCTTCCTAGACTCTCGCTACCAAGGCGTCCGGTTCCGATCGGGCGGCGACCCGGTGCTGTACCTCTCCAACCCGGACGGCATCTGCGGCTCCGGTCGCCGCGCCATGCTCGACCGGCTCGGAGAGCTCAACCGGCACGAGTTCGAGCGAGAGCTAGACCCGGAGATCGAGAGCCGGATCGCCCAATACGAGATGGCCTACCGAATGCAAACCAGCGTGCCGGACGTGACCGATCTCAGCAAGGAGACCAACGAGACCTTCGAGCTCTACGGCCCCGAATCACGCAAACCCGGCACCTTCGCCGCCAACTGTCTGCTCGCCCGGCGACTCGCTCAAAAGGGGGTTCGCTTCATCCAGCTCTACCACCAGGGTTGGGACCACCACGGCGGCTTGAAAGGCGAGATCACCAGCCAGTGCCACAAGACGGACCAGCCGGCCGCCGCGCTGATCAAAGACCTAAAACGTCTTGGCATGCTGGACGACACCCTTGTGGTCTGGGGCGGCGAGTTCGGCCGGACCAGCTACTCGCAAGGCCCGCTCGATATCAACTCTTTCGGCCGAGACCATCACCCGCGCTGCTTCACTGTCTTCATGGCGGGCGGCGGAGTGAACGCCGGTACGACCTATGGCCGCACCGACGACTACGGCTACAACATCGCCGACGCCGACGGCAAGATTCTCGACCCGAATAAGCAGGACTTCACCGACGGAGCCGTCCACGTTCACGACCTACAGGCCACTCTCCTATGGCTGCTCGGCGTTGACCACGCCAAGCTCACCTTCCCGTATCAAGGACGTGACTTCCGCCTCACCGACGTTCACGGGCACGTGGTGAAGGCGCTCATGAAGTAG
- a CDS encoding four helix bundle suffix domain-containing protein has protein sequence MADEPLLPPHGGYRDLKAFQNTVIIHDATVAFCRRFLKPTDRTVDQMVQAARSGKQNIAEGSSMSGTSRASELKLVGVARASLEELLNDYQDFLRQRNLAEWPRDHEKAVYIRRLAYRNGKSYSTYRIYIEEKSPETAANTMVCILRQTCYLLDKIKKQLSDRLVEEGGINERIYRERRNRRGF, from the coding sequence CCGCCCCACGGTGGATACCGGGATCTCAAGGCGTTCCAAAACACGGTGATCATCCACGACGCAACGGTCGCTTTTTGCCGACGATTCCTAAAGCCCACAGATCGTACGGTGGACCAGATGGTTCAGGCAGCTCGAAGCGGCAAGCAGAATATTGCGGAAGGTAGTTCGATGAGCGGGACTTCGCGTGCATCCGAGCTGAAGTTAGTCGGGGTAGCACGTGCAAGCCTGGAGGAACTGCTCAACGACTATCAGGATTTCCTGAGGCAGCGAAATCTGGCCGAGTGGCCGAGGGATCACGAGAAGGCGGTATACATCCGGCGTCTTGCTTACCGAAACGGAAAGTCTTACTCGACCTACCGGATCTACATCGAGGAGAAGTCACCCGAGACCGCCGCCAACACGATGGTCTGCATTCTCAGGCAAACGTGCTATTTGCTTGATAAGATAAAGAAGCAGCTAAGCGATCGCCTCGTCGAGGAAGGCGGTATTAATGAGCGGATCTACCGCGAGCGGCGAAACCGAAGAGGCTTTTGA